The region TGTGGGCCAAGTTCCTTTTCATTTGCGGTGTGCATGGTGTAAGCACACTGGGTCGCGCGCCCCTAGGGCTCATCCTGGATTGTCCCGAGACGCGGGAAATTCTGGAAGGGACCATGAAGGAAGTCTTGGAGGTTTCCAAGAAGTGTGGCGTCGCGTTGCCGGACAATGCCGTGGAAGATGCCTTGGCTCTGGCCTATTCCTACAATCCCAAGTTCAAGTGTTCCATGTTGCGCGACCTGGAATGGCACCGCAAGACGGAAGTAGAGGCCCTCAACGGCATGGTGGTGAGGCTGGGCAAGGCCCATGGCGTTCCTGTGCCTTACAACAGCATTATCTACGCCGTCATGCACCTGGAAAACAAAAAAATCGAAAACCCCGTGTGGGCTAGCCAGCTCCTGGAGCGTTAAGCTTTTCTCAGTCGAGATAGGCTGCAATACCCAGTTCTTGGGCTCGGCGCCGTACGCGCTGGACCACTTCAGGGTCCATGACGATGTCGTCGGGCCAAGGCCGTAGATGTCCGTCTTCTGGACCTTTTTTCGTGGCATCGACAACGAGGCGAGAGCCCTTGCGGACGATATCCCGAAGCGGGTCCACATTGTTGAAGAGTTTCCATAGGACCAAGGACCCATCCTGCAGGGCGATGTCCTGATCATAAAGCACGAAAATGGTCACGGGCTTTAGCGCATCGGCTTCCATCAAGGCCGGTGCCAGGGAACGGGCGGACGCGGTGCCGTCCTTGATCACGTTGAGCAACAAAACGGGATTCAAAACGTCCAGCTTCACCCGTCGGCAACCTGTGAACCTTTCGCTGATTTGGCGAGCCTTCGCGAGAAGTTGCGCATCGTCCGGCCATGATTCTGGCCGAGCCCGTTGAGGTCTTTGGGGTTCCGAAGCAAGTCGAGCGGTGGCGTCCAAGCCGACTTTGCCGCCAAAGAGCGGTTGCGGAGCACTGTGGTCCAATACGTCCAGAACCCCTTCCGTAATGTAAAGATCCCGCTCCAGATCCACGTTGTTGAGCACCGTTTCCAGAACCCTATCGGGGCGATGCAGATCCACATGGGCATCCACCATGACCAAGGCCTTGCAAAAACTCATCTGGCCTTGCCCCCACAGGGCGCTCATGACTTTGCGTCCGTGGCCGGGATATTCCTTTTCCATGGCGACCACCGTAATATTGTGAAAAACCCCCTCCCATGGAAGCCAGTAGTCCTTGATTTCCGGTAAAACCGTCTGGAGCAAAGGGAGAAAAAGCCGTTCCGTGGCCTTGGCCAGGTAACAATCTTCCATGGGAGGGCGCCCCACGACGGTGGCCGGGTAAATGGGATGCTTGCGGTGCGTGATGGCCGTCAGATGAAAGACCGGGTAAAGGTCCGTAAGGGAGTAATAACCCGTGTGATCGCCAAATGGCCCTTCCACTCGAAGTTCCTCGGGATCCACGTAGCCTTCCAGAATAAATTCCGCTTCAGCCGGCACGTCCAGCGGCACGGTCACGGCGCGGGTCATGGGCACGGGAGCTTGACGAATGAATCCCGAAAGGATCATTTCATCCACACCGCGAGGCAACGGAGCCGTTGCGGCGTAGGTGGTCGCCGGATCGGTTCCCACGGCCACGGCCACGGGCATGGGTTTGCGGGCTGCTCGGTATTCCTGAAAATAATGGGACCCATCCTTATGAATATGCCAGTGCATGCCTGTGGTCTTGGCATCGTATACTTGAAGCCGGTACATGCCTGCATTGCGCTTGCCGGTCTTGAGGCTGCGTGTGATCACAACGGGAAGAGTCACAAAGGGCCCTCCGTCTTTGGGCCAGCATTTGAGCACAGGCAACCGGTTCAAGTCCAGATCGGGTCCGCGAAGCACCACGTCCTGACAGGGAGCCGTGCGAACCTTTCGAGGGACAAAACGCAACAGATCCAGGCCCAGAGGTAGCAATCGAAGCGCGTGGGCCAGCGATTTGGGAGGTTCTATTTCAAGGAATCGCCGCACGCGAGCCGCCAAGTCGTCCAGGTGGCGCACCCCCAAGGCCATGGTGATGCGTTTTTCGCTGCCGAAGGCATTGGTGAGCACCGGAAAGGGAGATTCTAGCACATTTTCAAACAAAAGCGCTTTGCCGCCACCCGGGCTTTTGCACATGATGTCGGTGATTTGGGTGATTTCCAAATCCCGGGACACAGGCGCCTGTATGCGCAGCAGTTCCCCTTCTTTTTCCAGAGCTTGGACGAAATCTCCTAGATTCTTATAGGCGGTTTTCATAAGGCATCCTTTGCGCAACGGCCGATCCAATAATAGGTGATCCCAGCCGTGAGAGGCTTTATGCAACATGTGGTAAAACCGTGTGCCGCCCCAAGGCGACTCATGGTCTCCGGACTGATAAAGGCCCCCACGGACGCGGGCAAATAGCGGTACGCTTCCCGGTCTCGAGACACCCAACCGCCGAGGCGTGGAAGAATTTTTTCAAAGTAAAGCAGATAAGCCTTTTTCAAAAGAGGATGCCGCGGTAGGGTAAATTCCAATATAAGCAAATAGCCTTTGGGACGAAGGACGCGGCGAAATTCTCGAAAGGCTCCGGGCATATCGGGCAGGTTACGAATGCCGTAGGCGATCATGAGTGCATCAAAGGATTCGTCGGGAAAGGGCATTTTTAGAGCGTCTGCGGCCACGAGGCCGTAGCGGGTCGTAGAAACGGAGGCGGCGCGGCGTTTTGTTGCGGCCAGGCGCAGCATGTTGCAAGCGACGTCTACGCCGATCACCGTCACGTGAGGACGCCTTCGCAAGGCCGCAAAGGCCAGATCTCCCGTTCCCGTGGCCACATCCAACACCCGTTGCGCATGGGGTGCCAAGCGCCAGAGGGCGTGTACCGCCTGGCGGCGCCACCACAGGTCCAGACCCAGAGAGAGGGCATGATTGAGCAGGTCATAGGTCCTGGCGATGCGATTGAACATGGACCCCATGCGGTGCGGACTCTTTTCCAGGGACACTTGCGACACGGACAGGCTCCTCGAACTCATGGAAAATGGGACCATTTCTTGGCCTACGTTGGCCACAGGACATCCAGCCACACGGCAGCGAGCAAAAGAATGGAAACCAGGCTGTTGACATGGAAAAAGGCAATGGGGATATGGTTGAGCCGATGCGGCCGCACGAGCCAGTGTTCCAGGACAAGAAGGCCTGCAATGACGCAAAGAAAAAGGTAAAAGATGCGACCCCTTTGAAAAGCCAGCCCCAAGCCTAAAAGGCAGACGACGGTCGTGGCGTGCAGTGCCTCGGAAAAACGCAAGGCCCGGGGAATGCCCCACCGGGAGGGCAGGCTGTACAACCCGATGGATCTGTCAAAATCCACATCCTGGCACGCATAGAGAATGTCAAAACCGGCGATGTAGGTCATGAGAGCCGCAGAGAGCAGAAGAATCCGTGCATCCAAGGATCCGGTGACCGCGATCCAGGCGCCTAGGGGGGCCAGTCCGATGGCGGCGCCCAGGTACATGTGAGAGGCTGCCGTGAACCGTTTGGTGTAGGAATACCCAAAGAGCACGGCGAGGCAGGGAAGGGCCAGCTTCAGGCAGAGGGGTCCCAGCATGGCGGCGCTCACCAGGAACACGAGCGAAGAGCCCGCAACGAACCCGACCATGGCTTGAACGGAAATCTCTCCGGTGACCGACGGCCGATTGGCCGTTCTGGGATTTAAACGATCAAAGCGGACATCCACCAAACGGTTGAAACCCATGGCCGCCGAACGGGCTCCCACCATGGCCAGAACAACCCAGAAAAGCGTCGGGATTGTCAAGGGCTTTTCCATGTGAGCCAAGGTGACGGCAGCCAGGGCAAAGGGTAGAGCGAAAACGGTGTGGCTGAATTTGATGAGCTTTGCGTAGGTGTGCAGGGATCGCATGGGCAAGGCCTCCGTCACGGTCCTTCAGCATGGCTGGATTTCGCAACAATGCATCTGGTGTTCCGAGAGCGTATCTATTAGCATAGGTGCCTTGAGATAGACCAGAGCTTTGGGGACGTGAAAGGAACGACAAGACAATGGAATCGCTTCGCAGGGGCAGCGAACTGACGCTCCCGGTGGAAAAGTTGATTTTCGGAGGCAAAGCTTTGAGCCGCCTTGACGGCTTTGTCGTGCTTATGGACCGCGCTTTGCCCGGCCAAAGGGTTCGCGTGCGTATTGCCAAAAAGAAAGCCAACTACGCCGAGGCTCAAGTGCTTGAAGTCTTAGAACGATCCCCGGATGAGGTGGACCCGGCCTGTGCCCATTTTGGCGTGTGCGGCGGTTGCCTGTGGCAGAACTTGGACTATGCCCAGCAATTGGTGTGGAAACATCGCCACGTGAGCGAATGTCTCCTAGCCCTTGGAGATCCTGCCGACTTTCCCGTTTTTGAAGTGATACCGTCCCCTGTCCTTTACGGGTACCGAAACAAAATGGAATTTACCTTTTCGGCTCACCGATGGCTGTCTCCGAACGAAGTGGCCTGCTCGGACGTGGCCTACGACCGGTCCTTTGCCCTGGGATTGCACGTACGCGGTCGATACGACCGCGTCTTTGACGTGCACGACTGCCGTCTGGAATCTTCGGAAGCCATGGCCGTGGTGGATATTCTTCGGCGTGCGGCCAAG is a window of Desulfosoma caldarium DNA encoding:
- a CDS encoding menaquinone biosynthesis decarboxylase; the protein is MKTAYKNLGDFVQALEKEGELLRIQAPVSRDLEITQITDIMCKSPGGGKALLFENVLESPFPVLTNAFGSEKRITMALGVRHLDDLAARVRRFLEIEPPKSLAHALRLLPLGLDLLRFVPRKVRTAPCQDVVLRGPDLDLNRLPVLKCWPKDGGPFVTLPVVITRSLKTGKRNAGMYRLQVYDAKTTGMHWHIHKDGSHYFQEYRAARKPMPVAVAVGTDPATTYAATAPLPRGVDEMILSGFIRQAPVPMTRAVTVPLDVPAEAEFILEGYVDPEELRVEGPFGDHTGYYSLTDLYPVFHLTAITHRKHPIYPATVVGRPPMEDCYLAKATERLFLPLLQTVLPEIKDYWLPWEGVFHNITVVAMEKEYPGHGRKVMSALWGQGQMSFCKALVMVDAHVDLHRPDRVLETVLNNVDLERDLYITEGVLDVLDHSAPQPLFGGKVGLDATARLASEPQRPQRARPESWPDDAQLLAKARQISERFTGCRRVKLDVLNPVLLLNVIKDGTASARSLAPALMEADALKPVTIFVLYDQDIALQDGSLVLWKLFNNVDPLRDIVRKGSRLVVDATKKGPEDGHLRPWPDDIVMDPEVVQRVRRRAQELGIAAYLD
- a CDS encoding UbiA-like polyprenyltransferase, producing the protein MRSLHTYAKLIKFSHTVFALPFALAAVTLAHMEKPLTIPTLFWVVLAMVGARSAAMGFNRLVDVRFDRLNPRTANRPSVTGEISVQAMVGFVAGSSLVFLVSAAMLGPLCLKLALPCLAVLFGYSYTKRFTAASHMYLGAAIGLAPLGAWIAVTGSLDARILLLSAALMTYIAGFDILYACQDVDFDRSIGLYSLPSRWGIPRALRFSEALHATTVVCLLGLGLAFQRGRIFYLFLCVIAGLLVLEHWLVRPHRLNHIPIAFFHVNSLVSILLLAAVWLDVLWPT
- the ubiE gene encoding bifunctional demethylmenaquinone methyltransferase/2-methoxy-6-polyprenyl-1,4-benzoquinol methylase UbiE, giving the protein MSQVSLEKSPHRMGSMFNRIARTYDLLNHALSLGLDLWWRRQAVHALWRLAPHAQRVLDVATGTGDLAFAALRRRPHVTVIGVDVACNMLRLAATKRRAASVSTTRYGLVAADALKMPFPDESFDALMIAYGIRNLPDMPGAFREFRRVLRPKGYLLILEFTLPRHPLLKKAYLLYFEKILPRLGGWVSRDREAYRYLPASVGAFISPETMSRLGAAHGFTTCCIKPLTAGITYYWIGRCAKDAL